In one Vagococcus entomophilus genomic region, the following are encoded:
- a CDS encoding ImmA/IrrE family metallo-endopeptidase — protein sequence MNKVMIKVEEARELFKIEKFPSNFFELKIFTEYVNENRILIFKESIGKLSGFIGYGENELAIICINYNRPIGHQNFTFAHELGHWMLHQGISFSDDDRQISYSNKKYEKEANDFASELLYPNECFVKDYEYIRTNDLLSSKKRKEFAEYIDGLCHKYCMSYEAILNRILYKAKLIKSKNKIKKEIVKELGKNWSEHFDSNFYTPKNHELKEYQKSCEPYTYMNHILECMLERKEISEATAEAIRLKNGLDFFK from the coding sequence TTGAATAAAGTAATGATTAAAGTTGAAGAGGCTAGAGAACTTTTTAAAATTGAAAAGTTCCCTAGCAATTTTTTTGAATTAAAAATATTTACAGAATATGTTAATGAAAATAGAATTCTTATTTTTAAAGAATCAATTGGGAAACTATCTGGTTTTATAGGGTACGGTGAAAATGAATTAGCGATTATTTGTATTAATTATAATAGACCAATTGGTCATCAGAATTTTACATTCGCTCATGAATTAGGCCATTGGATGCTGCATCAAGGTATTTCATTTTCAGACGATGATCGGCAAATATCATATTCAAATAAAAAGTACGAGAAAGAAGCTAACGATTTTGCGAGTGAACTGTTGTATCCTAATGAATGTTTTGTAAAAGACTATGAGTATATTAGAACCAATGACTTACTTAGTTCAAAAAAAAGAAAAGAATTTGCTGAATACATTGATGGATTGTGCCATAAATATTGTATGAGCTACGAAGCAATTTTAAATCGAATTTTATATAAAGCAAAGTTAATTAAATCAAAAAATAAAATCAAAAAAGAAATTGTAAAAGAGTTAGGGAAAAATTGGTCAGAGCACTTTGATTCTAATTTTTATACACCAAAAAATCATGAATTAAAAGAGTATCAAAAATCTTGTGAACCTTACACATACATGAATCATATACTTGAATGCATGTTGGAACGAAAAGAAATCAGTGAAGCCACAGCTGAAGCCATTAGATTAAAGAATGGATTAGACTTTTTTAAATGA
- a CDS encoding helix-turn-helix domain-containing protein codes for MGNNFSKILGSKMLRVSDVNKATGISRTVLSELYYQRTTNIQLETLTKICDYLEISLSELIEYEPINLN; via the coding sequence ATGGGGAATAATTTTTCGAAAATATTAGGATCGAAAATGCTTAGAGTATCAGATGTTAATAAAGCTACTGGAATTAGTAGAACTGTGTTATCAGAATTATATTATCAAAGAACTACTAATATTCAGTTAGAAACATTAACCAAAATTTGTGATTATTTAGAAATTTCGTTGAGTGAATTGATTGAGTATGAGCCTATCAATTTGAATTAA
- a CDS encoding AAA family ATPase, with product MENIEVQKLTGIQNLYRYPGVEVIDNFLNVGEKLMITGTRLSCKTSAALQLAVAVAEGWDWLNFDVVKGKVLYVNLGMNDIACMYRVNEIYKSYGLDKSESLENIHFLNLRGKGIFDAKSLVDFLIRYTQDNNYKMIIIDSLDDVININRNQTVLSFNSPYDQLAMLNQELNRLTEMANTSIAYTHTRQVTFDKTVPNSLYDAVVNFNFINKAIEENKIITNWEASFMTRNYPLLHQSKFFRFEYPNLEIDNSIGERLKKVNEYKKKESYKKVSSGIKKANQSRSNKSQLELETAFNALSEDGQSVEVMEIANHLNIKRQSVYRKVKKHNNFYISDGDVKKVIEEVSPPKQDSDKNLGTF from the coding sequence ATGGAAAATATAGAAGTGCAAAAATTAACAGGAATACAGAATTTGTACAGATATCCAGGTGTCGAAGTAATTGACAATTTTCTTAATGTAGGTGAAAAATTAATGATTACAGGAACAAGATTATCATGTAAAACTTCCGCAGCACTTCAGTTAGCTGTAGCGGTTGCAGAAGGATGGGATTGGTTAAATTTTGATGTTGTCAAGGGAAAGGTTTTATATGTCAACTTAGGAATGAATGATATAGCCTGTATGTACCGAGTTAATGAAATTTATAAATCCTATGGTTTAGATAAAAGTGAGAGTCTTGAAAATATTCACTTCTTAAATTTGAGAGGGAAAGGGATATTTGATGCTAAGTCTTTAGTGGATTTTTTAATAAGATACACACAAGACAATAACTATAAGATGATTATTATTGACTCATTAGATGATGTAATAAATATTAATAGAAATCAAACGGTACTTTCTTTTAATAGTCCTTATGATCAATTGGCCATGCTTAACCAAGAATTAAACAGACTAACAGAAATGGCTAACACGTCAATTGCTTATACTCACACAAGACAAGTAACTTTTGATAAAACGGTGCCTAATAGTTTATATGATGCAGTAGTAAATTTTAATTTTATTAACAAAGCCATTGAAGAAAATAAAATAATTACGAATTGGGAAGCTTCCTTTATGACTAGAAATTATCCATTGCTTCACCAAAGCAAATTTTTTAGATTTGAGTATCCTAATTTAGAAATTGATAATTCAATTGGTGAACGATTAAAAAAAGTTAATGAGTATAAGAAAAAAGAAAGTTATAAAAAAGTCTCTTCTGGAATTAAGAAGGCTAACCAGTCCCGAAGTAATAAAAGTCAATTGGAATTGGAAACAGCGTTTAACGCTTTAAGTGAAGATGGCCAATCAGTAGAAGTAATGGAGATAGCCAATCACTTAAATATAAAAAGGCAGTCAGTTTATAGGAAAGTAAAAAAACATAATAATTTCTATATCAGTGATGGAGATGTAAAGAAAGTTATAGAAGAAGTGTCACCACCTAAACAAGATAGTGACAAGAATTTAGGAACATTTTAA
- a CDS encoding phage replication protein yields MLNQRQERFLKALLDTPSIEQACKLASITKNTGYKYLKDEIFMKEYRAIRRELMQQVTAKLQKSSEDAVHTLNDVMQDGDATPSSRVQAAKNILDIAYRSLELDDIQERVDQLESQLANE; encoded by the coding sequence ATGTTAAATCAAAGACAGGAACGATTTTTAAAAGCACTGCTTGATACCCCCTCCATTGAACAAGCTTGTAAGTTGGCTAGTATAACTAAAAATACAGGTTATAAGTATTTAAAAGACGAAATTTTTATGAAAGAATACCGTGCTATTAGACGTGAATTAATGCAACAAGTTACCGCTAAGCTTCAAAAGAGTTCAGAGGATGCAGTACACACCTTAAATGATGTTATGCAAGATGGTGACGCTACTCCAAGTTCAAGAGTTCAAGCAGCTAAGAATATTCTAGATATTGCTTATAGATCTTTGGAATTAGACGACATTCAAGAACGTGTGGACCAATTAGAAAGTCAGTTAGCCAATGAGTAA
- a CDS encoding Rha family transcriptional regulator — MEIVFTENNLLGDEPFTTDEVIAEYAEVKRTSVTRLIRKYLDDLKGVGKLGFQIRPSDSGQKIKIYHLNEQQATLIITYLDNTEPVRRFKKMLVEQFFIMKQELMKRQIIREMEKPVRKGLTDTIKEYMPDDKWAYGNITRLLCKTVTNHNPKQLKELRNAKNSHSLMDVLTSEEFESYQSLEQKVVTLIELGMDYYKIKEVISRKE; from the coding sequence ATGGAAATAGTATTCACAGAAAATAATTTATTAGGAGATGAACCATTTACGACTGATGAAGTCATTGCAGAATATGCGGAAGTAAAAAGAACCAGTGTTACAAGATTAATTAGAAAATATTTAGATGATTTAAAAGGAGTAGGAAAGCTCGGATTTCAAATCCGACCTTCTGATAGTGGGCAAAAAATAAAAATTTATCATCTTAATGAGCAGCAAGCGACTTTAATTATTACTTATTTGGATAATACCGAACCAGTAAGACGATTTAAGAAAATGCTAGTAGAACAATTTTTTATCATGAAACAAGAATTGATGAAGAGACAAATTATTAGAGAGATGGAAAAGCCAGTTAGAAAGGGACTCACAGATACCATTAAAGAATATATGCCAGATGATAAATGGGCTTATGGTAATATCACGAGACTTTTATGCAAGACGGTAACCAATCACAATCCTAAGCAGTTAAAAGAGCTTAGAAATGCTAAGAATAGCCATTCACTTATGGATGTCTTGACTAGTGAGGAGTTTGAAAGTTACCAGTCATTGGAACAAAAGGTTGTTACATTAATTGAGTTGGGGATGGATTATTATAAAATTAAGGAAGTCATTAGTAGAAAGGAGTGA
- a CDS encoding helix-turn-helix domain-containing protein: MIYIGEVLKNRMDMLSIDISELADRTFLDNSEIDKILNDSVTFDNIDEYDLTMISNVLHCTPEYFMDDSIRKKDFLVGTQNRGIDTEESKKIKLALQDYLKDFVFLESVISN, translated from the coding sequence ATGATCTATATTGGTGAAGTTCTAAAAAATCGAATGGATATGCTTTCTATTGATATTAGTGAACTAGCAGATAGAACATTTTTGGATAACTCTGAAATTGATAAAATATTAAATGATAGCGTAACTTTTGATAATATTGATGAATATGATTTGACTATGATTAGTAATGTTTTACATTGTACGCCTGAATACTTTATGGATGATAGTATAAGAAAAAAGGATTTTTTAGTAGGTACTCAAAATAGAGGTATTGATACAGAAGAATCTAAAAAAATTAAATTAGCTTTACAAGATTATTTAAAAGACTTTGTATTTCTAGAAAGCGTAATTAGTAATTGA
- a CDS encoding helix-turn-helix domain-containing protein: MIRNRLSVLLAERKLKITQVANDTNLSRNTITSTAQNDGKMIQLETINVLCKYLNITPSEFFDYSPLDFEYYISIDENVVSDPSIGEPYEFRIDAFLNIFDSNNNKKTFEFTGFITDIGPISQNGENFGDALIEPISEKVITNLNKELHGLSPTLITAIQEDFTKEAEKAISEFRYTENSVKVNLFSKKLD, translated from the coding sequence ATGATAAGAAATAGATTGTCTGTTCTTTTAGCTGAAAGAAAGCTAAAAATAACTCAAGTTGCAAATGATACAAATTTATCTAGAAATACCATCACTAGCACCGCTCAAAATGATGGTAAAATGATTCAATTGGAAACAATTAATGTGTTATGTAAATATCTAAATATAACCCCTTCAGAGTTTTTTGATTATTCCCCATTAGATTTTGAATATTATATTTCTATTGATGAAAATGTAGTTTCAGATCCTAGTATTGGCGAACCTTATGAATTCAGAATTGATGCCTTCCTAAATATTTTTGATTCAAATAACAATAAAAAAACTTTTGAATTTACTGGATTCATTACAGATATCGGACCAATTAGTCAGAATGGAGAGAATTTTGGAGACGCACTAATCGAGCCTATTTCTGAAAAAGTAATTACTAATTTAAATAAAGAGTTACATGGTCTATCTCCTACCTTAATAACTGCGATTCAAGAGGATTTTACAAAAGAAGCTGAAAAAGCGATAAGCGAATTCAGATACACTGAAAATAGCGTTAAAGTAAATCTTTTTTCAAAAAAGCTTGATTAA
- a CDS encoding bacteriophage abortive infection AbiH family protein, with protein sequence MATLFIIGNGFDLAHGLPTSYNHFKEYLRTEYDYDYNEKPLLWEQSTTMPDGDEKYELKECAHIIDHMVSNVGRGLTSIELWSDFEKALGLLDFQEIEEEIFEQYDNEGDVNPFKTGNLYEDAYGDLEKIMKYVKKLFKEWIKTVEIPELYDSLSNMDVYETLSDLFETVDDPIFLTFNYTDTLEILYREEKITHIHGSVNNPIIGHGDNTIVEELAYHQDEFINRISADLSKPCKSIVEQNSNFFKDIENDITDIYTYGFSFSDVDAIYIKEIIKRMDTKNVVWFLQNYNLNNHEEYKEKLLKYGFKGEFSTF encoded by the coding sequence ATGGCAACTTTATTTATTATTGGCAATGGGTTTGATTTAGCACATGGGTTACCAACTAGTTATAATCATTTTAAAGAATACTTACGTACTGAATATGATTATGATTATAATGAAAAACCTTTACTTTGGGAACAATCTACAACAATGCCAGATGGAGATGAAAAGTATGAGTTAAAAGAATGTGCTCATATTATCGATCATATGGTATCCAATGTTGGAAGAGGTTTAACTTCAATTGAGTTATGGAGTGACTTTGAGAAAGCCCTTGGATTATTAGATTTCCAAGAAATTGAAGAAGAGATTTTTGAACAATATGATAATGAAGGAGATGTTAATCCTTTTAAAACTGGTAATTTGTATGAGGATGCGTATGGTGATTTAGAAAAAATAATGAAATATGTAAAAAAATTGTTTAAAGAATGGATTAAAACGGTAGAAATTCCAGAACTATATGATTCACTATCTAATATGGATGTATACGAAACTCTGAGTGATTTATTTGAAACTGTTGATGACCCAATTTTTTTAACATTTAATTATACAGATACTTTAGAAATTTTATATAGAGAAGAAAAAATAACTCATATACATGGAAGCGTAAATAATCCGATTATCGGTCATGGAGACAATACTATAGTAGAAGAATTAGCATATCATCAAGATGAATTTATCAATAGAATATCTGCTGATTTAAGCAAGCCATGTAAATCAATAGTTGAACAAAATAGTAATTTTTTTAAGGATATAGAAAATGATATTACTGATATTTATACTTATGGTTTTTCTTTTTCTGATGTTGATGCTATATACATTAAAGAAATTATAAAAAGAATGGATACTAAAAATGTTGTTTGGTTTCTACAAAACTATAATTTAAATAATCATGAGGAATATAAAGAAAAGTTATTGAAATATGGATTTAAAGGCGAATTTTCAACATTTTAA